The following are encoded in a window of Maylandia zebra isolate NMK-2024a linkage group LG5, Mzebra_GT3a, whole genome shotgun sequence genomic DNA:
- the nisch gene encoding nischarin isoform X2, which translates to MEPVPFTEEVSERKVSVVGSELVENYTVYIIDVTDGQHRWTVKHRYSDFYDLHEKLTAEKKVDRRLLPPKKILGKNSKSLVERRQKELELYLQTLLQQFPQATPTPLTNFLHFHLYEINGITAALAEELFHKGEQLLQAGEVFSLRPLQLFSVSQQLRMAKPTCCNGDAKTDLGHILDFTCRLRYLKISGTRGPVGTSNIQEASLPFDLSVFKSLLQIEITECSSQQILGLSSLRSSLVTMSIHRSTESMMSVLVPEASEFSQWEPEGVESGCPVTAVIPVWRNLTTLDMSHNCISSIDSSVKLMPKVEFLDLSYNQLSSVENLQHLYNLVHVDLSYNNLRVLEAAHTRLGNIKTLNLAGNQLDRLTGLTKLYSLVSLDLSHNQLAQLEEIRNIGSLPCLEKLNLSSNPICIIPDYRTKVLAQFGDRAAEVCLDCNATTEKELDTVEVLKAIQKAKEAKDRMSGNDKKISEETRLSAAVPPLLSSSSPSPLPASSPLPSTCSPSSVAPPAAVTSSSSSSSTSSAQQAACPSKDMTNREEAPVPPSVPPPVDPTPPSASFSTNTHLPSADSAQMQQPVVSLSEHTHSGASTSITTVTTSTSATVCCVCSSSSSRPVEASCSSCSAAWCPLLPSHLLSLSSSNKDFITQLTQHLSSTLRQQKLKKEGEEKEQEREEEKSSESREVQSHVEGTEVGSPSLGSTDGYFEMSLDDSVEELVGPSFMSLPAPTAKEPGGHQEEQSEEKQEEVQVRRVLWCYCVQVEEEEVKQKVACLVLADQLLGLLCSSHDFTRANQNMDQDLTLPLEEVLFSLQVDLLLPYPQLSLSSQAELPDSCLAFGLQEKPARWFYIFSEVEELQHIRSELTVLLQVDPELSNTCQLLPRSLINSWELEESQGAQGGYPVLFMPSSSSSALNTNLLLSDILSEEPSLPSLLFLTHRQLWVLKMDFRELSEIEKPSAGLRHLSSSFCRLVRVALGSVVLHPRERDAQVGDKVSNTSCSDPQHPQRRSHTVELLLGDHRLLVCFPLVQNKSSFLGLLSQRRSALEGLKVVALPRPSRLCSQQGRYRSRDQCCCTNTKQSHGSSSWDSSRLHMEENQPSPHLIPGLSPGLKLMAGLGEQQLLTYFHRYIAQSEAEEVRQVLWLSVILYKSPETELTCCLLLSTDSIYFLLEDSATTLGHHSVLDISDSGDPDTCLCCCMSIRLSDLLAVNVGLFDQYFRVVGHSADHVVCCLSRDSYGTSVFLQELMSALSLQQQLPPPEPSDQDFYSQFTNTSTGKMQNYELVHSSKVKFIYPSEEEMGDLTFIVAERKTPASVASSSPCSFNVLLYLLVFQVQIPSSPPSQGSALSGTSSSDLGSARSPVLQPRTLILTSTDVFLLDEDYVSYPLPDFAKEPPSRERYQLREARRIRDLDRVLLGYQTYPQALTLVFDDLPGPDLLCHLTMDHFAVSCNEANPRGGVASRGAEGEVQWCIFVPGADSRERLISLLARQWEVLCSRELPVELTG; encoded by the exons GAAATCAATGGCATCACTGCAGCACTGGCAGAGGAGTTGTTCCATAAAG GTGAGCAGCTGCTGCAGGCCGGCGAGGTGTTTTCTCTCCGTCCTCTGCAGCTCTTCTCCGTCTCCCAGCAACTGCGGATGGCCAAACCAACCTGCTGCAATGGCGATGCCAAAACAGACCTGGGACACATCCTCGACTTCACCTGCAGGCTGCGATACCTCAAG ATTTCTGGTACCAGAGGTCCAGTAGGAACCAGTAATATTCAGGAGGCGAGTCTCCCCTTTGACCTGTCTGTTTTCAAATCCCTGCTGCAAATAGAG ATCACCGAGTGCAGCTCTCAGCAGATTCTTGGTTTGTCCTCTCTGAGGTCGAGCTTGGTGACGATGAGCATCCATCGCTCCACCGAATCTATGATG TCTGTCCTCGTCCCAGAGGCGAGTGAGTTCTCGCAGTGGGAGCCTGAGGGGGTGGAGTCTGGGTGTCCGGTCACCGCTGTCATCCCCGTGTGGAGAAATCTCACCACGCTGGACATGAGTCACAACTGCATCAGTAGCATCGACAGCTCAGTG AAACTGATGCCTAAGGTGGAGTTTCTGGATCTGAGCTACAACCAGCTGTCCTCAGTGGAAAACCTCCAG CACCTGTACAATCTGGTCCACGTGGATCTGTCCTATAACAACCTCCGGGTTCTGGAAGCAGCTCACACTCGTCTGGGGAACATCAAAACCTTGAACCTGGCTGGCAACCAGCTGGACCGACTGACCGGTCTCACCAAGCTCTATTCTCTGGTCAGCCTGGACTTAAGCCACAACCAACTGGCACAG TTGGAGGAAATCAGGAACATCGGCTCTCTGCCCTGTCTGGAGAAACTCAACCTGTCCAGTAACCCCATATGCATCATCCCAGACTACAGAACCAAAGTCCTGGCCCAGTTTGGGGATCGTGCAGCAGAG GTTTGCCTGGACTGTAATGCGACGACGGAAAAGGAGCTGGACACTGTGGAAGTGTTGAAAGCCATTCAGAAAGCCAAAGAAGCCAAAGATCGCATGAGCGGCAACGACAAGAAG ATCAGTGAGGAGACCAGGCTTTCTGCTGCTgtacctcctctcctctcctcctcctccccctcccctctcccggcctcctctcctctcccatCCACCTGCTCTCCCTCTTCTGTCGCTCCTCCCGCTGCTGTcacatcctcctcctcttcctcttctacCTCTTCGGCCCAGCAGGCTGCCTGCCCCAGCAAAG ATATGACGAACAGAGAAGAAGCCCCAGTTCCCCCCAGTGTTCCCCCTCCTGTGGATCCTACACCTCCCTCTGCAAGCTTTAGCACCAACACACATCTCCCGTCTGCTGACTCTGCAcag atgCAACAGCCGGTTGTCAGTTTGTCTGAACACACTCACTCTGGGGCTTCTACAAGCATTACTACTGTTACTACTTCTACTTCTGCTACTGTATG ttgtgtctgctcctcttcctcatccagACCCGTTGAGGCCAGTTGCTCCTCGTGCAGTGCTGCCTGGTGTCCTCTGCTTCCTTCTCACCTGCTTTCCCTTTCCTCCTCCAACAAGGACTTCATCACCCAGCTTACGCAGCATCTCAGCTCCACCCTAAGGCAGCAGAAGTTGAagaaggagggggaagagaaggagcaggagagggaggaagagaagagcTCTGAATCCAGAGAAGTTCAGTCTCATGTAGAGGGCACTGAAGTGGGCagccccag TCTAGGGTCCACTGATGGCTACTTTGAGATGAGTCTGGATGATTCTGTGGAGGAGCTGGTCGGCCCCTCCTTCATGTCGCTCCCTGCTCCTACTGCAAAGGAGCCTGGTGGCCATCAGGAGGAGCAGAGTGAGGAGAAACAGGAAGAGGTCCAAGTCCGCCGGGTTCTGTGGTGCTACTGTGttcaggtggaggaggaggaggtgaagcAGAAGGTGGCATGCCTGGTGCTTGCGGACCAACTGTTGGGCCTGCTGTGCTCATCACATGATTTCACAAGGGCCAATCAGAACATGG ACCAAGATCTGACTCTGCCTTTGGAGGAAGTGCTGTTCAGCCTCCAGGTGGACCTCCTGCTCCCGTACCCTCAGCTGTCACTCTCTTCCCAAGCTGAGCTCCCAGACTCCTGTCTTGCTTTTGGACTGCAAGAAAAACCAGCCCGTTGGTTCTACATCTTCTCTGAGGTTGAGGAGCTTCAGCATATTAGATCTGAGCTCACGGTGCTGCTTCAG GTTGACCCAGAGCTCTCCAACACTTGTCAACTCCTTCCTCGCTCACTCATCAACTCCTGGGAGCTGGAGGAAAGTCAAGGGGCGCAGGGAGGCTATCCCGTCCTCTTCATGCCCTCCTCTTCGTCATCTGCCCTCAACACTAATCTCCTCCTTTCAGACATCTTATCTGAGGAGCCCAGCCTTCCCTCTCTGCTCTTCCTCACCCACCGACAACTGTGGGTGCTGAAGATGGACTTCAGAGAGCTGTCAGAAATAGAGAAGCCCAGTGCTGGCCTTCGtcatctctcctcctccttttgtAGGCTAGTCCGTGTAGCCCTCGGCTCTGTGGTGCTTCAccccagagagagagatgctCAGGTGGGGGACAAAGTCAGCAATACATCCTGCTCAGACCCACAACATCCCCAGAG GaggagtcacactgtggagctGCTGCTGGGTGATCACAGGCTGCTGGTGTGCTTTCCTCTGGTCCAGAACAAGAGCTCCTTTCTGGGGTTGCTGAGCCAACGAAGGTCTGCTCTGGAGGGGCTGAAGGTGGTGGCCCTGCCCCGGCCCTCCAGGCTCTGTTCACAGCAAG GTCGTTATAGATCCAGAGACCAGTGCTGTTGTACCAATACCAAGCAGTCACATGGCTCCAGCAG CTGGGACTCTTCCCGTCTTCACATGGAGGAGAACCAACCCTCTCCCCACCTCATTCCTGGTCTGTCACCGGGTCTGAAGCTCATGGCTGGACTGggagagcagcagctgctcaccTACTTCCACAGATATATAGCACAG TCTGAGGCGGAGGAGGTGAGACAGGTGCTGTGGCTGTCTGTGATTCTCTACAAATCTCCTGAGACTGAACTCACCTGCTGTCTGCTACTCTCCACTGATTCAATCTACTTCCTGTTGGAGGATTCGGCCACTACATTGGGTCATCACTCAG TGTTGGACATATCAGACTCTGGAGATCCAGACACATGTCTGTGCTGCTGTATGTCCATCAGACTCTCTGATCTGCTTGCCGTCAATGTTGGGCTGTTTGATCAGTACTTCAGAGTCGTAG GTCACTCAGCAGATCATGTGGTGTGCTGTCTGAGCAGGGACAGCTATGGCACGAGCGTTTTCCTGCAGGAGCTGATGTCAGCTCTcagtctgcagcagcagcttcctcCTCCAGAGCCATCCGATCAGGACTTCTACTCGCAGTTCACCAACACAAGCACGG GTAAGATGCAGAACTACGAGCTGGTCCACAGCAGCAAGGTGAAGTTCATTTATCCCAGTGAGGAGGAGATGGGAGATTTGACCTTCATTGTAGCAGAGAGGAAGACTCCAGCAAGCGTGGCGTCCTCCTCCCCATGCTCCTTTAACGTCCTGCTGTACCTGCTGGTCTTCCAG GTCCAGATCCCCAGCAGTCCACCCAGCCAAGGCTCTGCACTCTCAGGCACCTCCTCTTCTGATTTAGGCTCTGCCCGGTCTCCAGTTCTCCAGCCCAGGACTCTGATCCTAACCAGCACCGATGTGTTCCTGCTGGATGAAGACTATGTCAGCTATCCACTGCCAGACTTCGCTAAAGAACCTCCATCCAG GGAGCGGTACCAGCTGCGTGAGGCCCGGAGGATCCGCGACCTGGACCGGGTGCTGCTGGGCTACCAGACGTACCCCCAGGCTCTGACTCTCGTGTTTGACGACCTGCCCGGCCCCGACCTCCTCTGCCACCTCACCATGGACCACTTTGCTGTCAGCTGCAATGAAGCTAATCCCAGAGGAGGTGTGGCCAGCAGGGGTGCAGAGGGCGAGGTGCAGTGGTGCATTTTTGTCCCGGGAGCCGACAGCAGAGAGAGGCTGATCTCGCTCCTCGCTCGACAGTGGGAGGTGCTGTGCAGCCGAGAGCTTCCTGTTGAGCTCACGGGCTGA
- the nisch gene encoding nischarin isoform X1: MEPVPFTEEVSERKVSVVGSELVENYTVYIIDVTDGQHRWTVKHRYSDFYDLHEKLTAEKKVDRRLLPPKKILGKNSKSLVERRQKELELYLQTLLQQFPQATPTPLTNFLHFHLYEINGITAALAEELFHKGEQLLQAGEVFSLRPLQLFSVSQQLRMAKPTCCNGDAKTDLGHILDFTCRLRYLKISGTRGPVGTSNIQEASLPFDLSVFKSLLQIEITECSSQQILGLSSLRSSLVTMSIHRSTESMMSVLVPEASEFSQWEPEGVESGCPVTAVIPVWRNLTTLDMSHNCISSIDSSVKLMPKVEFLDLSYNQLSSVENLQHLYNLVHVDLSYNNLRVLEAAHTRLGNIKTLNLAGNQLDRLTGLTKLYSLVSLDLSHNQLAQLEEIRNIGSLPCLEKLNLSSNPICIIPDYRTKVLAQFGDRAAEVCLDCNATTEKELDTVEVLKAIQKAKEAKDRMSGNDKKISEETRLSAAVPPLLSSSSPSPLPASSPLPSTCSPSSVAPPAAVTSSSSSSSTSSAQQAACPSKDMTNREEAPVPPSVPPPVDPTPPSASFSTNTHLPSADSAQMQQPVVSLSEHTHSGASTSITTVTTSTSATVCCVCSSSSSRPVEASCSSCSAAWCPLLPSHLLSLSSSNKDFITQLTQHLSSTLRQQKLKKEGEEKEQEREEEKSSESREVQSHVEGTEVGSPSLGSTDGYFEMSLDDSVEELVGPSFMSLPAPTAKEPGGHQEEQSEEKQEEVQVRRVLWCYCVQVEEEEVKQKVACLVLADQLLGLLCSSHDFTRANQNMDQDLTLPLEEVLFSLQVDLLLPYPQLSLSSQAELPDSCLAFGLQEKPARWFYIFSEVEELQHIRSELTVLLQVDPELSNTCQLLPRSLINSWELEESQGAQGGYPVLFMPSSSSSALNTNLLLSDILSEEPSLPSLLFLTHRQLWVLKMDFRELSEIEKPSAGLRHLSSSFCRLVRVALGSVVLHPRERDAQVGDKVSNTSCSDPQHPQRRSHTVELLLGDHRLLVCFPLVQNKSSFLGLLSQRRSALEGLKVVALPRPSRLCSQQGRYRSRDQCCCTNTKQSHGSSSWDSSRLHMEENQPSPHLIPGLSPGLKLMAGLGEQQLLTYFHRYIAQSEAEEVRQVLWLSVILYKSPETELTCCLLLSTDSIYFLLEDSATTLGHHSVLDISDSGDPDTCLCCCMSIRLSDLLAVNVGLFDQYFRVVGHSADHVVCCLSRDSYGTSVFLQELMSALSLQQQLPPPEPSDQDFYSQFTNTSTGNSGNGAICCPSKMQNYELVHSSKVKFIYPSEEEMGDLTFIVAERKTPASVASSSPCSFNVLLYLLVFQVQIPSSPPSQGSALSGTSSSDLGSARSPVLQPRTLILTSTDVFLLDEDYVSYPLPDFAKEPPSRERYQLREARRIRDLDRVLLGYQTYPQALTLVFDDLPGPDLLCHLTMDHFAVSCNEANPRGGVASRGAEGEVQWCIFVPGADSRERLISLLARQWEVLCSRELPVELTG; the protein is encoded by the exons GAAATCAATGGCATCACTGCAGCACTGGCAGAGGAGTTGTTCCATAAAG GTGAGCAGCTGCTGCAGGCCGGCGAGGTGTTTTCTCTCCGTCCTCTGCAGCTCTTCTCCGTCTCCCAGCAACTGCGGATGGCCAAACCAACCTGCTGCAATGGCGATGCCAAAACAGACCTGGGACACATCCTCGACTTCACCTGCAGGCTGCGATACCTCAAG ATTTCTGGTACCAGAGGTCCAGTAGGAACCAGTAATATTCAGGAGGCGAGTCTCCCCTTTGACCTGTCTGTTTTCAAATCCCTGCTGCAAATAGAG ATCACCGAGTGCAGCTCTCAGCAGATTCTTGGTTTGTCCTCTCTGAGGTCGAGCTTGGTGACGATGAGCATCCATCGCTCCACCGAATCTATGATG TCTGTCCTCGTCCCAGAGGCGAGTGAGTTCTCGCAGTGGGAGCCTGAGGGGGTGGAGTCTGGGTGTCCGGTCACCGCTGTCATCCCCGTGTGGAGAAATCTCACCACGCTGGACATGAGTCACAACTGCATCAGTAGCATCGACAGCTCAGTG AAACTGATGCCTAAGGTGGAGTTTCTGGATCTGAGCTACAACCAGCTGTCCTCAGTGGAAAACCTCCAG CACCTGTACAATCTGGTCCACGTGGATCTGTCCTATAACAACCTCCGGGTTCTGGAAGCAGCTCACACTCGTCTGGGGAACATCAAAACCTTGAACCTGGCTGGCAACCAGCTGGACCGACTGACCGGTCTCACCAAGCTCTATTCTCTGGTCAGCCTGGACTTAAGCCACAACCAACTGGCACAG TTGGAGGAAATCAGGAACATCGGCTCTCTGCCCTGTCTGGAGAAACTCAACCTGTCCAGTAACCCCATATGCATCATCCCAGACTACAGAACCAAAGTCCTGGCCCAGTTTGGGGATCGTGCAGCAGAG GTTTGCCTGGACTGTAATGCGACGACGGAAAAGGAGCTGGACACTGTGGAAGTGTTGAAAGCCATTCAGAAAGCCAAAGAAGCCAAAGATCGCATGAGCGGCAACGACAAGAAG ATCAGTGAGGAGACCAGGCTTTCTGCTGCTgtacctcctctcctctcctcctcctccccctcccctctcccggcctcctctcctctcccatCCACCTGCTCTCCCTCTTCTGTCGCTCCTCCCGCTGCTGTcacatcctcctcctcttcctcttctacCTCTTCGGCCCAGCAGGCTGCCTGCCCCAGCAAAG ATATGACGAACAGAGAAGAAGCCCCAGTTCCCCCCAGTGTTCCCCCTCCTGTGGATCCTACACCTCCCTCTGCAAGCTTTAGCACCAACACACATCTCCCGTCTGCTGACTCTGCAcag atgCAACAGCCGGTTGTCAGTTTGTCTGAACACACTCACTCTGGGGCTTCTACAAGCATTACTACTGTTACTACTTCTACTTCTGCTACTGTATG ttgtgtctgctcctcttcctcatccagACCCGTTGAGGCCAGTTGCTCCTCGTGCAGTGCTGCCTGGTGTCCTCTGCTTCCTTCTCACCTGCTTTCCCTTTCCTCCTCCAACAAGGACTTCATCACCCAGCTTACGCAGCATCTCAGCTCCACCCTAAGGCAGCAGAAGTTGAagaaggagggggaagagaaggagcaggagagggaggaagagaagagcTCTGAATCCAGAGAAGTTCAGTCTCATGTAGAGGGCACTGAAGTGGGCagccccag TCTAGGGTCCACTGATGGCTACTTTGAGATGAGTCTGGATGATTCTGTGGAGGAGCTGGTCGGCCCCTCCTTCATGTCGCTCCCTGCTCCTACTGCAAAGGAGCCTGGTGGCCATCAGGAGGAGCAGAGTGAGGAGAAACAGGAAGAGGTCCAAGTCCGCCGGGTTCTGTGGTGCTACTGTGttcaggtggaggaggaggaggtgaagcAGAAGGTGGCATGCCTGGTGCTTGCGGACCAACTGTTGGGCCTGCTGTGCTCATCACATGATTTCACAAGGGCCAATCAGAACATGG ACCAAGATCTGACTCTGCCTTTGGAGGAAGTGCTGTTCAGCCTCCAGGTGGACCTCCTGCTCCCGTACCCTCAGCTGTCACTCTCTTCCCAAGCTGAGCTCCCAGACTCCTGTCTTGCTTTTGGACTGCAAGAAAAACCAGCCCGTTGGTTCTACATCTTCTCTGAGGTTGAGGAGCTTCAGCATATTAGATCTGAGCTCACGGTGCTGCTTCAG GTTGACCCAGAGCTCTCCAACACTTGTCAACTCCTTCCTCGCTCACTCATCAACTCCTGGGAGCTGGAGGAAAGTCAAGGGGCGCAGGGAGGCTATCCCGTCCTCTTCATGCCCTCCTCTTCGTCATCTGCCCTCAACACTAATCTCCTCCTTTCAGACATCTTATCTGAGGAGCCCAGCCTTCCCTCTCTGCTCTTCCTCACCCACCGACAACTGTGGGTGCTGAAGATGGACTTCAGAGAGCTGTCAGAAATAGAGAAGCCCAGTGCTGGCCTTCGtcatctctcctcctccttttgtAGGCTAGTCCGTGTAGCCCTCGGCTCTGTGGTGCTTCAccccagagagagagatgctCAGGTGGGGGACAAAGTCAGCAATACATCCTGCTCAGACCCACAACATCCCCAGAG GaggagtcacactgtggagctGCTGCTGGGTGATCACAGGCTGCTGGTGTGCTTTCCTCTGGTCCAGAACAAGAGCTCCTTTCTGGGGTTGCTGAGCCAACGAAGGTCTGCTCTGGAGGGGCTGAAGGTGGTGGCCCTGCCCCGGCCCTCCAGGCTCTGTTCACAGCAAG GTCGTTATAGATCCAGAGACCAGTGCTGTTGTACCAATACCAAGCAGTCACATGGCTCCAGCAG CTGGGACTCTTCCCGTCTTCACATGGAGGAGAACCAACCCTCTCCCCACCTCATTCCTGGTCTGTCACCGGGTCTGAAGCTCATGGCTGGACTGggagagcagcagctgctcaccTACTTCCACAGATATATAGCACAG TCTGAGGCGGAGGAGGTGAGACAGGTGCTGTGGCTGTCTGTGATTCTCTACAAATCTCCTGAGACTGAACTCACCTGCTGTCTGCTACTCTCCACTGATTCAATCTACTTCCTGTTGGAGGATTCGGCCACTACATTGGGTCATCACTCAG TGTTGGACATATCAGACTCTGGAGATCCAGACACATGTCTGTGCTGCTGTATGTCCATCAGACTCTCTGATCTGCTTGCCGTCAATGTTGGGCTGTTTGATCAGTACTTCAGAGTCGTAG GTCACTCAGCAGATCATGTGGTGTGCTGTCTGAGCAGGGACAGCTATGGCACGAGCGTTTTCCTGCAGGAGCTGATGTCAGCTCTcagtctgcagcagcagcttcctcCTCCAGAGCCATCCGATCAGGACTTCTACTCGCAGTTCACCAACACAAGCACGGGTAACTCGGGCAACGGTGCCATCTGTTGTCCTA GTAAGATGCAGAACTACGAGCTGGTCCACAGCAGCAAGGTGAAGTTCATTTATCCCAGTGAGGAGGAGATGGGAGATTTGACCTTCATTGTAGCAGAGAGGAAGACTCCAGCAAGCGTGGCGTCCTCCTCCCCATGCTCCTTTAACGTCCTGCTGTACCTGCTGGTCTTCCAG GTCCAGATCCCCAGCAGTCCACCCAGCCAAGGCTCTGCACTCTCAGGCACCTCCTCTTCTGATTTAGGCTCTGCCCGGTCTCCAGTTCTCCAGCCCAGGACTCTGATCCTAACCAGCACCGATGTGTTCCTGCTGGATGAAGACTATGTCAGCTATCCACTGCCAGACTTCGCTAAAGAACCTCCATCCAG GGAGCGGTACCAGCTGCGTGAGGCCCGGAGGATCCGCGACCTGGACCGGGTGCTGCTGGGCTACCAGACGTACCCCCAGGCTCTGACTCTCGTGTTTGACGACCTGCCCGGCCCCGACCTCCTCTGCCACCTCACCATGGACCACTTTGCTGTCAGCTGCAATGAAGCTAATCCCAGAGGAGGTGTGGCCAGCAGGGGTGCAGAGGGCGAGGTGCAGTGGTGCATTTTTGTCCCGGGAGCCGACAGCAGAGAGAGGCTGATCTCGCTCCTCGCTCGACAGTGGGAGGTGCTGTGCAGCCGAGAGCTTCCTGTTGAGCTCACGGGCTGA